The DNA sequence GCGcacgtattgtgatatttatggtaaattcttTGAAAACttgggtcaaagttatgagaccaaactgctaaatgtctttttttatatctatacaacgttatatataactttattgacacgttgccgtggatacgcattgttctgcttctctcctgatgacggctcgccttgttagtgacctgtcaatcaaaggtagccacgccccaaatcatacaattctttatcttctattttcttctaattgtttgaactattaacatcaaattgaaaaaaatattttttgctagtgattgagactattgtgttgtcaaaaaaaaattctgaggtaatcaatcaagtgagaagttttctcattttgcattgaaatgaatggacagaatttttttgcagccagatttagcaccccctgctggaattttctgtagaatgcagcttaaggcaattcctgctcagacccggaggttgccgtctCGTCCTGGCTGTGCGTCTCCTCTACCACTGTCAGGTGGCAGCAGCACTGTGCATGCACAAATTGTTGCACTTTAGGGGGAAGTGCATGTCTATGTCTATATATgaaagtaaatggtaaatgaacCTGCagttatatagcgcttttctagttgctttgcgaccactcaaagcgatttacactacagactgcgctcattcacccgttcacacacacattcatactggtggccgaggctaccctaaacggtgccgtctgccaccattgggaattcattcacacatcgatgaacgcagcatcgggagcaatttggggctcagtatcttgctcaaggatacttcgaaccaccaaccatctgATTGTAGGGCagcccgctctaccaactgagccacaggcGCCCACAGTAAAAGCAAactaaacattaacaaactagAAGGGCACGTGAGAGGACGCAGACCTTCACCAATGCCATGCCCTATCTTACGTAGTCAATCACAGTAGAAACTTATTTGTGTAGCCACTCTGTGATTTCGAAACGGCCAGTAGTTTTTTTGGGATCTCATGTCTACCTCTCCATGTCCGTTTGCCGGGCACTTCTGCAGACATAACCCAACTCAGCTCCACTTGTTATACATGCCTATTGGTTGCAAAGgatttcacatcatttttaGATGCAGAGGGAGCAAAGTGGGATATTTTGAAGGAAAAACAATTCATCCGGAAAgtattcacagcgcttcactttttccacactgcattacagccttattccaaaatgtattcaataaattattttcctcaaaattctacacacaataccccataatgacaaagtgaaatttttttttttgcaaatgtattaaaaataaagaacacaaatatAACATGTACATACGTATTCACAGCATTTGCTCAAAACTTTGTTGAAGCTCCTTTggacaaaatgtggaaaaagtgaggCGCTGGGAATACTTTCTGGATGCACTTTATATTAATGAGGTCTGGACCTCAGTGGCCATGAGGCCATGGAGGcaagtgaaaaataaacattaatgttGAACTCTATGTGTGTTTAGTCTTAACGAACCTGTTGTCTTCTTCCTGcgctctgtttctctcttttcctttttagATGTTGCTGAACTCTCCGTCAGCACAGACGCTTGCTTCAGATCATCTTCAGTTATCAGAAATACTGGATTGTTCTTGACTTCCTGAGAGGCACAtaagaaagaaacacacagacgcAGACACACACCGTTCTTTCAAAGTGTTTTCAAAGTTTGAAAGTTTTCTATGTAGATGTGTGACAAAGGAGGCTGTACCTTCTGAGCTTTTTGCTGCATGGCTTCATCAAATAAAGAGAGGCAGTTGCTGATGAACTTCTCACTGACAACAACTGTGTCTCCCAGCACTCTGGCAGAGGACAGGACATTAGTGTTTCTCATAGCCTGGTTGATCAACATCCCGATGTCTTCCATCGACAGGCAGCTGGGCAAAATTGGCTAAAACAGTCAAAGTGAGAGCAAGAATGACTAACACAAGTGACTAATATTTTTTACCAGAAATAATGAGGCAtgtaaaacctgataatgtaataaattcccgataatgtaataaccccgataatgtaataaaaatctgcacttgtgtccattgaaaatgtaataaaacctgataatgtaataacttcccgataatgtaataaagtgcatttcccaataatgtaatacactttttaccaataatgtaataaagtataacattaatggaaggtttttgataAAATCAAAGATgccggaaaatccaatatggccgaaaacccccattgaggatgcattgagcttggattggcccaagggttccagtgatacatcctttgtgaaaaacggatgaacgggtcaaaagttaataaacaatcacctttgacctgttggtggcgctagagctcttgagctagtgttgcctacacagtatcaccacttgaacccaagtaatgggtggtctgctgttaaattgttacaatattggggaattattacattatcaagacttgcgaaatgaaggcttacctgataatgtaataacctcccattaatgttatactttattaaattattggtaaaaagtgtattaaattattgggaaatgcactttattacattatcgggaagttattacattatcaggttttattacattttcagtggactcaagtgcagatttttattacattatcagggttattacattatcagggttattacattatcggggaattgattacattatcaggttctacaaggaaAGTAAAGACAGATCTGTGTGAGCACCTGGATATCAGCCCATGTTTCAGAGTTGACAGCTTCCTCCACAGAGGCCTCCACCTGGTCCACCAGAGCCCGACCCACACAGGCTGCTCTGAGGAACAGCAGCTTGTTTGACTTGAAGCGCTTCTTAATGTAGCTGGTGGGGTCAGGGATCCCCAGTCTGACCAACGCATCAAACTCTACAGGAAGAAGACGTGTCGTCAGTGTCATTTAGATTACAATGCATACACATCCCACTGTTACCCTAACCCCACAATCACAAATACAGAATCAAACATTAAATCCACGCTCCACTGTGAATGGAGCATCATAGCAGCTCTCTGTGAGACTATCTGTCTAAGACTCAGAAGCTTTCATGAAGAGGCTACCTCCAGTCCTACTCACAACCTGTACCACACACTACAGGCTGCTGCAGGCCATCTGCTCCAATCTCATCAGGCACGCCTACAGAGCAGTTTGCACttttatgctacctatacatcagaagactttgaaaagatttggaaaagactcccggaaaactatcggctcacacctgctcacatctaaagacaagtgtttttagtcccagcctagtctcacactgagattttacaaAGACTGAATCTTGTCtggtttattttcatgacttaTATTCAAGGCATATTTCCTGGTaggaagaaataaagaaagaggaagaagatcATCCAGGAAAACTAGAAGGACTAGCGGCAGAACTGCTGCCCGGAACCTTATTgtgataattatttaaaaacccGTACCTAGATATCCATTCTGCTGGAGGAAAGAGTCAACCCAAGCATTCTGTGTTTTGGCATAAATATCAGGGATGTACACAGCTTTATCCTGCCGACCTCCAACCACACTCCCCTTTAGCCGTCCAGTATTCACCAACTCCTCCAGGACAGCTGGCAACAACAAAACTCATTACAGCATCAAACAATATAACCAGTCAGATGACTATCAAATGTCTCTCCTTACAGTACAGAAGATGTTCCTGAAATCCAAATGCTCCAATCATGCTGCTGACTGGTGTTGGCCTGCAGAGTGAAATCAAACAAGAGAGCATGAAGtgtaaacacataaaaatatgttttaatgaagaagaacattgggcctcatgaaagaaaatgttataattcttACCCTAAAGCGCTcatatttttgtcaactttgGTCATCTGAGTGTTTCAACAAATTAACTTATTTCAGCCTGATAAAGACAGCCTGTGCGAGAGTAACTGCATGTTTGTGAGATGGAGTGATTAGCAGAATTTATAGCCGAAATCACTTTATAAGGCTGCCTGTTCAGCTCTCTTCATTAACAAATTTCATTCACAAAAATTCTACCAAGAAGTAACACCATTATTTTCATACTGCTGAGCTTCAACAAAACAGAATAAGTTCAGCAGTATTCATATTAGGAGAcctgaatcaatcaatcaaaaatattAATGAAGCTGTCAACACAGTTTTATCAGAGCAGCACTGTACTGTGACAGATTTACAGAGGAAACAGTGAGACATGAAGTGAGGAGGTGTTCAAGGAAACGTGGCAGTTATTGAGATGGATGAGAGATTATGGACAACAGGCAAATATTAGAGAATATTATAGCGCTCAGGGGACACTGTCAGGTACAACAGATGTCACCAGTCTAAAGATCGACAAGTACCCTCTGCTGGAGAGGGAGAATTCCCTGTAAACCGAAATGCAAAATTTGCTgtgctgaaatataaaaataaaagaaaatcataaaaaatataaaaaaagaaaaaagaagtggTTAAACCTCTTGGTAAATTGGCAGCCATGATGATGAGAATTTTGATGATCAGAATGTTTGTTTCAGTTATATCAATATAAGATATTAATAATATTCAGCAGATTTGGTCAATATGATTGTTAACTCAAACAACTATTATACTCTTCTGTAAAGAAATTAAATGTACACGAACATGGTGACAAATACAACAGGTCTACCACCCATAAATTATGTTCATACAAAAGAGAAAATTCTTACTATGAGAAAATCGGTGACTGTGGAAAGTTGTCTTAAAACTGAAATTTGTGTGCATGATTGGTTCTCTCATGAGGCCAAATGTGTGAAATAGATTAGGAAAGTGTACCTTGTGATGGCACTGAAAAGCCCACGTATCCTGGCTTTGTGACGAGCAACAAAAGCTGGAGTAAATATGACCCCCCTGTTGTACTGGTCCATTTCTCCTTGGATAAGGTTCCCAAGACGCTTTGACAGCTCCTAAAATAgataagaaaacatacatttatcatacatatatttaaatattgatatttatttatttttaacagcaaacaataaaatctaaaaagttGAGGTCACTGAAAACTGCAAAGAGGAATCAATCACTGGAATACAGACATGGCATATTGCATTGTGAGAGTTCTTCtttgataaacacatacaggtAAAGATGGCTACATCGTGACTCACCTCAGATAAGAAATCTCCTGGAAGGTCATAGTTTTTACAGAGTTCAGCGATACTGATCAAACCAGCTTCCTGCAGTTTGTCATTCATCTCCTCAGCCAAACGGTCCAGGTAGTTGCTACAGACAACACCACAGAATCAACATGCTTATTCAGCATATCTTTTTCATTGTGCCTTTTTAATCCAGatcagtgttttcatttcagtttagATTTAACCAGTTAGATCCCAAGAAGGATTAAGTGTTTGATCAAGTACGTTCTATAAAGGAGACCTCTTTGATTGACCCTGTCCAAGAAACAAACCAAATGTCTATTCATAATTGGGCTAATTATGTGCCATATCAGTGTCATCATATAGAATGTATTTGGGAACCCTGGACTTTGCCTAATGAACAGAGAGATAGACAGACTGATCGGGCTGCAGTCATTTAATACTCACTCATCAATAAGTTGTCCCAGTACAAGTTGAACTCCTTTATCAGATTTGGCAATGTCACTTGCTCTGTTTTCAACATGGACCCAATCCACATTGAGAATCTGAAAGGAACAAGAGCaggaagttgttgttgttgtttttttaaaagactgaAGATAACATGAATTCTGTGTCTCAGCTTTCTATTAGCATATGGTACAGGGCACAGCAGTCAGGGCTCAAAGGAATATTTCAACTTGCTAACACACACCTGCTGGAGGTCCACAATGTTGATTCGCCCTGTGAATAGAATGACAGGATGTATTTACTGTTATCATGTCTAATTCTCAATATGCTACAGCTGACAATAATTTATTACCAGATGTGACAACAGTGAGTACAGGAAACGTGATCCAATGGATTGTATACGAGTGTTATACATACTTACGTCATGTGACAGTCCTTTTATCAAGCTTGTTTAGCTGACCATGATGTTAACATAGATTTTGAGCATTTGTATATTGTTTACAGGGTTTCAACCCTCACCATCAAACATTTCTATTTAGTTGGGCCATCATGAACTTTGAATTTACTTTACTGAGTGtacaaataaaacttaaatCACGGGCTGTTGAACTGACCTCCATGAACGTAGAGCTCATCTCGGATCTCCCTGCTTATTTGTGCTGGAGTGATGTACTCCTTTCCATCAAGTGTGTGCACCACATCCAGCTTCTTATCTTGCACCAGTTTTGCAATAATTTCAATGCAATTCCTCTCCGATAGCCTGCAGAAGGGTTTGAAGTTAAAGTGTAATGTAAATTGACGTTTTCCTACTAATAAACAGacatttgttgatgtttttttattgccaacTATAGCTGTTAACAGAATGGAGACAGTTCACATCTAACGTTAGCTTAGCAGCGTTACTTCTAAAGCAAAGTTTAATGCTAGCTAACTTTAGCATTGCTGCTAACAGCTGGTTTCATGTGCGCTTACCTTTGCACTGTGTCAGCAAATTGTGCTCTCTGAAAATCAGCAGCAAGCCGTCGGATTTCTTCCCAGTCAGCCGccattattaaaaatgaaatgtgtttgCAAAATCAGTCAGCTGTCACTTCTTTCCTTTACCATCCACTGTGAATAAGCAAGTGTAAGGCTAGCTGGCTAACGACACAGCACTCTGACCATAGCCACACGTCAACATACAGTGACGTATAACCGAGAGCCACAAGGACCAAATCTACTACGCCCACCTTTCGCGCTCAGTTTACCCAGTCTATTGAGTTTACCACagcggtctcaaactcaaattacctggggggcgctggaggcagtataaaaatgacaaaaaaagacacaaaattacaaaaaaaagacacaaaatgacatagaaAACGAAATTACTCTaacaaggcacaaaattaccaaaaaatacacaaaattaccaaaaaagacacaaaatgacagaaaaaaaaaactaaattacttaaaaaataaacaaaatgaccaaaaaaaagacacaaaattatttttaaaaagacacaaaattacccccaaaagacacagaattactaaaaaagacacaaaataattttaaaaagacacaaaattactaaaaaaaaatgacacaaaattaccaaaaaaagacagaattaccaaaaaagacacaaaattattttaaaaagacacaaaattattcaaataagacacaaaattattattacccccccccccccccccccaaaaaaaaagaaagtaattaaagggaccttccacacacaacatggttgaGTggagtgccattcatataaaactcaaattaaactttcatatcaaagtgggggtcacaaaatatcatcacgagggctgcAACATGGTtgagtgccattcatataaaactcaaattaaactttcatatcaaagtgggggtcacaaaatatcatcacgagggctgcaattggcctgcgggccacaagtttgagacccatggtttaccACATGCTGTACAGTAGTCTACACAAAATTACGGCTCTAAACAGGATGCCGCTGAATCTATTAGGTCCTTTAGGTGTTTGAAGGAACAGTTCAGCTCTCTCTATTAACCAGTGATTGACTGTTAGTTAGTGCAAGTGCAAAGTACACAATGCCATAGAATTGAGGCTAAATTATGAAATAGAATTATCGGATAGAAACTATTAGATTCATTGCTGCTTTGTagttatatatatgtgtgtaataGGGGACCTAGTATTACTGTTATTAATTACATCTgtgctgtaaaaacaacaacaacaaatttttttggaagaaatacTGTAGGCTAATTGTGGGACAATGCATCTTTCTAccaatacagaaaaaaatgacagtgcACACAGTCTCAGTTATCTgtggtacatttgtttattttcagaatATTTTGTCTACAGGCTGTTCACCAGGTATGCGGACAGGCATCACAGCACAGTTGAACAAGGTAAGTTATTCAACCAGAGGACAGTTAGTTGGAGAAACCCAACACAGTCACACAAGTCATTAAGTAAAGAAAGCATTTGTCTCTCTGTTAAATGTCACACTATCAAAAGATTAGAGCAAAAAACTAGCTAGACGCTAGCTCAGGACAAAAGTGTCATAATGATGAATAAGTCCTGTGAAGCAGAATTTTACATTTCTATAAGCTTAAATAGGACTACAACAACATCCATACACAAATTTACAATAAGCAATTTATTTTCAGGACAAAGCCCTCATGATTTGTTGAATGTACATATCCAAGACACACCATCTGAAAGATAAGAAGACATGCATATTagtatatgatataataataaggGTATAGAAAAACATGGCATTTTTGAATACCTGATTGCAGAATGCAACACATGAAGTAAGTTCTAACAAGATGATTTAAGATATTCATACTTTAATTTGTCACCCATATGTTAACATTTAGCCAACTGTATCTGTTGTAATGAactaatgacacacacacacacacacacacacacacacacacacacacacacacacacacacaattaaatgTGATGGTTTTAGCAGCTGCTCTTAGTTGtcagacatttatattttaaactcTTTGACACTGAAGCAACTGGAAATCCCCTTCTTAAGCTGTGTATCCTGCCTCTGCCTCCCAGTGAAACATGATATTAAAGGCAATGTAACACAAGTTGCAGTGTAAATCTGTAAACTCTAGGGAGCAGTAGACTACAAGCCATTAAATTCCTTCCTAACAGATGGGACTGAATTGTATGGAGTACTCCATCATGCCAGCAAAGACCTGGTCGGAGTGAAATACTGTAATTATATGTCACATGCATATTCACTGCAGGCCTGTATGTAATTAATTGCaagttaatttttaaaaaagcacaatcTCAATGAGAAAACTGTCCCTTTGTGTCTGGTAAAAGTGAACTATGTCTCACAGCTATGTACACCTTAATAACTTCTTGAAATACCCTCTTCTTAACCAGCCTCCACATCACATAGTAAGGCTATAGTTGGGTATGACATGCACACTTTCCACGAGAGTAAAGAAGAATCCAATCAGTAGCCTCGGGCTGAGTTATAGAATCAGGAAAAAGTTGTAAGTAGATTTGTTCAAACTTTAGgatatattacattattcttTCCGTATCAGTTCTGCCCTCAAGCTCAGATGTAAATGACCAGACCAAAGTAAAGGAAAATTATGAAATTAAAGTAAGTTATAGAGGGGATTTGGCTGGTTTCAGAGGAATGTGTGGGTGGGATATATGCTTCTATGGAAATGGAGAAAACAGAGCAGTAGAAAATCCTAGTCAAATCTGTTTGAATATAAGATCATTTCTACAAAGCAAAATGGTTGGCTGTTGCAAAATTCCCCTCTGTTAGGGCCTTTTAATGGAATTTCCCGAATAAGTTAAAGTGTGTTGGGCCCACTGTGGGCATGCTCATAATTAATCATCCCATTCTAGCGCCTTAGAGTAGCCAACATACATAAACCTGGTTAGGCGGGGACACATGTACCTGAGGGAAGATGAATGCATTTAGTTCATCATCGCTGGTGTGTATCGAGGTTTATTTTTGATGTTAATATGTGTTTGTGGCTGTCTAGATGTATGAAATTGTCAGCACAGTTAAGTGTACATACAGGTGAGTTCTAAATTAATATAAAGGttgaaaatgaataatacaACCTAAACAGTTCAAGCCTTTGTGTGATCCCTTCATACATTTGAGAGAACTGTAAATTAATATCTCTCCATATGCAACAAGATATTAATGTTGCAGATTAAGGAGTACCCTGGGAAAAATGCTTCTGTATATTGCTGCAGTTCTGAGATCACTAAAGCAAATGAGAATAAATTGGTTTCCATGTATTTCACCTCTTCCCATTTCCAAAATGGAAATAcgtttttatgatgttttatgcTCGACAATGTTAATGTTAGAATGGTGTGAGTGTTTACTTTTAGTATTgtcaaataactatatttagtttgtttacCAGTTTTAAATATATCTTTGCTCAGGGGTCAGACATGTAGTAAGAACTGATCAGACACttttcataatattttatggtgtttattactgtaaatgttGTTGTATATTTCCCTGTTGATATGTTTGTATAAAGACCAATCTTTACTACTttcatatttgtatatattttcatattttcagcaaagaattaatcaaaaaataatagtaaatcCACATGTTTACTTGTGTATTAGTGCTACTAATTAAAATTCAAATCGTAAACTCTTTTGAATTCAAAAGTTTACTTTAGTACAAGTACAGAAGCCTTAACCATAACAAAGTGAAACAATcatatttatgcaaaataaatagcagctgagtgttttactattatattcactatattttattttatttgacaatTATTACTGACACATTAATGTGTCAGGGTTTTACTAGAACAATTCATCATATGTAAGATGATCAAATGCTTTGTATGTAAATCTGAGTAACTTGGAATTACAGCTGTCAAATAAGTGCAGATAAGATAAGCAGTTAGGgataatgaataatgaaaaaaataagtgtAGTGGGGTCTATTGTTTAATTATTAGCAGAAAATGAAGGATGtagtagtaaagtagaagtacctCAGAATAGAAGTAAAAAGGTACTTCATTAAATGTAGATTAACATTTCACTATCTTGTCTTACTTTAACCATGGCCATTTTGcggtttattatttaatatgtttcgttttattatatttttgttctcaACATCTAATTGCATCTGAGGATACAATTAGacggaattaaaacttactggATTAGCACACAGCTACAATTAAAGTCAGTGTAATAAAGAAATGAAATCAACCTGGTACCTTGTTGTGACAGTTTcctgaaagtacatttattacattttcacatcCTAAAAAATTACTGAAAGACTTTATTTAGACTTTGTGCTACATTTCAtgtgtgaaaggtgctatacaaatacagcttattaaattattatttctgtcaaaatgtgtgttttagggCCCCTCCAGTGTGTCCAGCCTGAACacagctgtttttatttcatatttttaaaaatggcatttttatatttatcccTACcctacatttttgttttaatctctttgattttttgatttgtAAATAATTGTACATTGTAATTCAGTATTTGTGCAGATTACATGTGAAACTATCACAGCAGACTTTTTCTTTCAGCCTCTGTATCATGTGAACCTTTAATTTCTCTCCGTCATGCTTGTTTGCAGCAGTTTAACCAGAATGCTCTCTTAAACAGATTGGAGTCAGATTGGATTTAAGCACACACCCAACAACCAGATGCTCCATGGTTTATGGTGCTGAGTGATGGCCTGGGAATCCTGAATGATGTCATTCACAAAGCAGTGATGCTTCATGAACATGCTCCGTTCTTCAAACTGTTGCATCTGATCAGATAGAGGCCAGAAACAACTGTAACAGCCTGTTTATATCACAGACCCGTCTACCATTCTTCTTTCTATAACTCTCtattaaatctaaatctaaagtagCTTTATGACAAGACCAGAAATGTGGCTAATTGCGTCTTCAAAAGCTTTGGTATTaagtaataaatgaaaaacccTGTGTTTGATAAGCCATCTCCTTCTGAAAGGGAGAATAAAAGTTTCCCAGTTTCATTTCAAACATCAAAGCATAGCTTCCCTGACCAAATTTAGGTCACATTTCCACAGTGAATAAGCATTGTGAGACTGCCTCTTTGAATTGTAATCAAACTGAGGTCCATAAGTAAACACGTGTGTCTCAGCAGTGGTGAACAAGTCCTCCTGTGAATTCAAACAGCTGAACTTAAGATACTGTGCTGATAATTGTGTGGAAAATTTGCTTTGAAGATGTCACTGaacaaaaagcaaaatgtttgttaatacTGATCCCTTTTGTTACATGCAGCAGGTTTACACACTCAAGAAATCTTCATAAAAATAGTGATATGCTGGACACGTTTGTATGCACTACTGTATAATCCACGTATACATGCAGCAGatcagtttcatttttttcccaaccTGACTTTTTATATAGGtataaagctgcactaatcaaCATTCTATATTAACGATGTATATGTGTAAAGTAAAAGATTCATCACATAATTATGACATAACACTGCAGTTttagtttgtatgttttttaagtatCTGCAGCTTTTAGAAATTAAATGCACAAAGTTGACAGAAACACATTAATTATCGTTTAttaaaacttgtgtttttttgtgttggggggggggttaGCTCAAAGTAAGCACGGCCTGGTGCGTCAGGCGTCAGGCTGTGGTGGTTGTTCATAGAGTTTGGGTAGTCATTTAACCAGATTCCTTTGTTTTGGTGTGCTTAGTCAGCTGATGAAACCAATTGAGCCAtgtacagtggcttgcaaaagtattcatccctgttggatgtttcacccttttgttgcttttactcATTAGCTGGACATTTCGTTGTAGCTATCTCCTGACttatgaaccagagactggacctcccggACACAGATGTTTTCATACTACGTTcccttgacacacatcaactgcactCAAGTGacctccatttcactaactgtgacactgctgcatcaactagccggaactttgttgaattaagtcagttactttaaaggggaagaatacttatgcaataatttattttacctcatataattttaattaatttacattatttagcaaaaaatctgttttcacattgatattaaagagggtttttttatttttttaaaaaggccaaattatattgaccatgattccatgtgtaaaagcaacaaaagggtgaaacatccaagggggatgaatacttttgcaagccactgtaaataaaacccaAGTATTTATCCACCACAGTTTGATTTGAGTG is a window from the Centropristis striata isolate RG_2023a ecotype Rhode Island chromosome 18, C.striata_1.0, whole genome shotgun sequence genome containing:
- the ufl1 gene encoding E3 UFM1-protein ligase 1, which gives rise to MAADWEEIRRLAADFQRAQFADTVQRLSERNCIEIIAKLVQDKKLDVVHTLDGKEYITPAQISREIRDELYVHGGRINIVDLQQILNVDWVHVENRASDIAKSDKGVQLVLGQLIDDNYLDRLAEEMNDKLQEAGLISIAELCKNYDLPGDFLSEELSKRLGNLIQGEMDQYNRGVIFTPAFVARHKARIRGLFSAITRPTPVSSMIGAFGFQEHLLYSVLEELVNTGRLKGSVVGGRQDKAVYIPDIYAKTQNAWVDSFLQQNGYLEFDALVRLGIPDPTSYIKKRFKSNKLLFLRAACVGRALVDQVEASVEEAVNSETWADIQPILPSCLSMEDIGMLINQAMRNTNVLSSARVLGDTVVVSEKFISNCLSLFDEAMQQKAQKEVKNNPVFLITEDDLKQASVLTESSATSKKEKRETERRKKTTEGSGSVKAGGGGNAREIRIRKTKKKGRKDEDSDEETGPSQQNCSKQTPAPFMAQEEIVAVLEKRVSDCPEEILSELAEHLVRPLTKAYQEVLRTVFMSSTSSPSGANKKKSMKDLQEEISTLYNNIRLFEKGTKFFSDETQVHISKHILKTLCTDVTNILVNFLAADMMMSVENTSTITTEVRAKILGKLSEETKGPLMKLHNCLNGKTIEDFLTNIETCAEVCGFMLKKGDKKRERQALFLHRQALTEQLKETEDPALVLHLISVLLFQASTHCMLHAPGRCVPQIIGTLTGRIPTEQQQLLSSYQSLVVKQLVSQSQSRKQEEAEREADKAEEQDEEARSVRTQLMALTPQVKDLMLSQRKTSVTED